A single window of Rubripirellula lacrimiformis DNA harbors:
- a CDS encoding DUF4159 domain-containing protein gives MIVIGLAVIVSAGVAVAQRGQWRNNQSGIDTDRRGVPSWDVDPKFIGDTFTFARVRYDSYGGRGRGGGGWRTDYPDSDLNFSLRLQQLTSMKVNPDPVIVELTDDNLFDYPFLYLIEPGALVFSEAEVAGLRQYCENGGFLMVDDFWGDAQYENLRLELKRVFPDRDAAEVPLSHEIFHCVYDLKEKPQVPAINAAYRMANGEVGSWERTWDGSDTRTPHYRAITDDDDRIMVFICHNTDLGDGWEREGEDQWYFDEFSVKKAYPMGINIVTYAMTH, from the coding sequence ATGATCGTGATCGGTTTGGCGGTGATCGTATCGGCTGGCGTGGCGGTAGCCCAACGCGGCCAATGGCGGAACAACCAGTCGGGGATCGATACTGACCGCCGAGGTGTTCCTAGCTGGGACGTGGATCCAAAGTTCATCGGGGACACCTTCACCTTTGCACGGGTGCGCTACGATTCCTACGGCGGGCGGGGCCGTGGCGGTGGTGGATGGCGAACGGACTATCCGGATAGTGATTTGAACTTTTCGCTGCGGCTTCAACAATTGACGTCCATGAAAGTCAATCCGGATCCGGTGATCGTCGAACTGACCGACGACAATCTTTTCGACTATCCGTTTCTGTATCTGATCGAACCCGGCGCGTTGGTGTTCAGCGAAGCCGAGGTGGCGGGCCTGCGCCAGTACTGTGAAAATGGCGGCTTCCTGATGGTCGACGATTTTTGGGGCGACGCACAGTACGAAAATTTGCGTTTGGAACTGAAGCGGGTGTTCCCGGACCGGGATGCTGCGGAGGTCCCGTTATCGCACGAAATCTTCCATTGCGTTTACGACCTCAAGGAAAAGCCGCAGGTCCCCGCCATCAATGCGGCATACCGAATGGCCAACGGCGAGGTCGGGTCATGGGAACGGACCTGGGACGGCAGCGATACGCGGACGCCTCACTACCGCGCGATCACCGACGATGATGATCGCATCATGGTGTTCATTTGTCACAACACCGATTTGGGTGACGGATGGGAAAGAGAGGGCGAGGACCAGTGGTACTTTGACGAGTTTTCCGTCAAAAAGGCGTACCCCATGGGAATCAATATCGTGACCTACGCGATGACCCACTGA
- a CDS encoding PAS domain-containing sensor histidine kinase — MASLPRQGDPIPSDFFRLIADFTYDWESWLSNDGEVLWVNEAVRRFTGYSPEECLAMKNYPLPLVAEQDRELIANGIQEARRGSTANNLEFRSLHRDGSLCPVAVSWQPMTDQQGRSLGFRTSVRDISDKIQMRELLRLHNEHLEQLVQERTAQVAKLEKHRLKMEKLAALGELAAGVAHEINNPLAGIRNAVALFKRHLPPDVKHYDKLELIDGEIERISGITHQMYQLYRPSQQRATRFSIQKSVNEVVMLSLPLSRKSRVEVVTEFDALQPADPLGADEVELRESEVKQVLFNLIRNAIQASVAGQQVRVEVATTKNHTQVAVQDQGHGIAPNVITRIFDPFFSTKTEAIGQGMGLGLSVSRSIVEAMNGTIDVESEVDVGTRFAVRLPRRLE, encoded by the coding sequence TTGGCATCACTCCCCCGCCAAGGCGATCCCATTCCAAGCGACTTCTTTCGGCTGATCGCCGACTTTACCTATGACTGGGAAAGTTGGCTTTCCAACGATGGCGAAGTGCTATGGGTCAACGAAGCCGTTCGAAGATTCACCGGGTATTCCCCCGAGGAATGTCTTGCGATGAAGAACTATCCGCTGCCTTTGGTGGCGGAGCAAGATCGCGAACTGATTGCAAACGGCATCCAAGAGGCGCGTCGGGGCAGCACCGCCAACAACCTCGAATTCCGGTCTCTGCACCGGGATGGTTCGCTGTGCCCAGTCGCGGTGTCCTGGCAACCGATGACCGACCAACAGGGGCGTTCGCTTGGCTTTCGTACCAGCGTTCGGGACATCTCGGACAAGATCCAGATGCGAGAACTGCTGCGTCTGCACAACGAACACTTGGAACAGTTGGTCCAGGAACGCACGGCCCAAGTGGCAAAGCTGGAAAAGCACCGTCTGAAAATGGAAAAGCTTGCGGCACTGGGGGAATTGGCGGCAGGGGTTGCGCATGAAATCAACAATCCGCTGGCCGGCATTCGAAATGCCGTCGCGTTGTTCAAACGTCACTTGCCGCCCGACGTCAAGCACTACGACAAGCTGGAATTGATCGACGGAGAGATCGAGCGAATCAGTGGCATCACCCACCAGATGTATCAACTGTACCGACCCAGCCAGCAACGGGCGACGCGGTTTTCGATTCAAAAGTCGGTCAACGAAGTCGTGATGCTTTCTTTGCCATTATCGCGAAAGTCCCGTGTCGAAGTCGTCACCGAATTTGACGCGTTGCAGCCCGCCGACCCGCTGGGGGCGGATGAAGTCGAGTTACGCGAAAGCGAGGTCAAACAGGTGTTGTTCAACCTGATTCGAAACGCGATCCAGGCCTCCGTCGCGGGACAACAGGTTCGTGTCGAGGTTGCGACAACGAAGAACCACACCCAGGTGGCGGTTCAGGACCAGGGGCACGGGATTGCTCCCAACGTCATCACGCGAATTTTCGATCCCTTTTTCAGCACAAAAACCGAAGCCATCGGCCAGGGAATGGGGCTCGGGTTATCGGTTTCTCGCAGCATCGTCGAAGCGATGAATGGTACGATCGATGTCGAAAGCGAAGTCGATGTCGGCACTCGATTTGCCGTACGCTTGCCTCGTCGGCTAGAATGA
- a CDS encoding superoxide dismutase, Ni — translation MTSSQAMAHCQVPCGIYGDQLRFQQMLEDEHTISKAQTEINTLSSSKLDAQGQNQLSRWVATKEDHAQKIQDTIAAYFMAQRIKPDSASYVKTLTAAHAVMVHAMKCKQSADPATAAGLEKSIFDLYRAYEGKEPTFEHSH, via the coding sequence ATGACTTCATCCCAAGCAATGGCTCACTGCCAAGTTCCCTGTGGGATCTACGGCGATCAGCTTCGTTTTCAACAAATGTTGGAAGACGAGCACACGATCTCGAAGGCGCAAACCGAGATCAACACACTCAGCAGTTCAAAGCTGGACGCCCAAGGACAGAATCAGTTGTCGCGTTGGGTTGCGACCAAGGAAGACCACGCTCAGAAGATCCAGGACACGATCGCGGCCTACTTCATGGCACAGCGGATCAAACCGGATTCGGCTAGCTATGTCAAAACGCTGACGGCCGCCCACGCCGTCATGGTGCACGCGATGAAGTGCAAACAGTCGGCCGATCCTGCCACCGCGGCGGGCTTGGAAAAGTCGATCTTCGACCTCTATCGCGCCTACGAAGGCAAAGAACCGACGTTCGAACACAGTCACTAA
- a CDS encoding SulP family inorganic anion transporter, which produces MAPQSSLYTPSNIVRDLVAGLVVFLVALPLCLGIALASGADLFSGLLSGIVGGIVVAAVSGSHTSVSGPAAGLTAIVAAQIALLGSFESFLLAVALAGAIQIVFGIAKGGALSAFFPSSVIKGLLVAIGVILILKQIPHVVGHDNDPEGEMSFQQPDQENTFTELLTTFAGDIHVGAMVVGLLSVALLVIWDRIPALKKSIVPAPLLVVLLGTGISVWFGGMGEGWSIGTSHLVQIPIAGSASEFIGFLRMPDFTQIANPAVYIAAITIAVVASLETLLNLEAVDKIDTEKRNSPASRELIAQGCGNMVCGMIGGLPVTSVIVRGSVNVNAGGKTKLAAIFHGALLLLSVAILPRYMNMIPLSALAAILLVTGFKLASPRLFKQMWKEGRYQFIPFIVTVVAIVMTDLLVGILIGLGIAVLFILNSNLRRPIHRIVEERASGNVTHIELANQVSFLNRAAIEGMLNEAKPGTRMMIDATSSDYIDPDVLSLIRDFRDNVAPTRDVLVNLVGFKSKYDLNDVIQFADHMTRERQEQSTPDQVIETLRDGNDRFLSGNRINRDLGRQVYATAAGQNPLAAILSCIDSRVPTELVFDLGVGDIFSVRVAGNVVGTKSLGSLEYAVGVAGVKLVMVLGHTRCGAVTASVNLIAEGKDAQSVTGCQHLQAIVDEIEPSVTGLPDSLADRPVDEVEHLVDEIAKQNVLHTVDEILKRSDVIRNAVEDGNAKVVGAMYDVKTGQIEFLETNGLENQERAVTA; this is translated from the coding sequence ATGGCTCCACAAAGTTCCCTGTATACCCCCTCGAATATTGTTCGTGACCTTGTTGCTGGCTTGGTCGTTTTCCTCGTTGCACTGCCTCTTTGTCTTGGCATCGCGCTGGCTTCCGGCGCCGATCTGTTCTCTGGACTGTTGTCCGGAATCGTTGGCGGGATTGTCGTTGCCGCGGTCAGCGGTTCGCACACCAGCGTCAGCGGTCCTGCTGCGGGTCTGACCGCAATTGTTGCCGCCCAGATTGCATTGCTCGGGTCGTTCGAATCGTTCCTGTTGGCGGTGGCGCTCGCAGGTGCGATCCAGATTGTCTTTGGGATCGCCAAGGGAGGTGCGTTGTCAGCATTTTTCCCGTCGAGCGTGATCAAAGGTTTGCTGGTCGCGATCGGTGTGATTCTGATCCTGAAACAGATCCCGCACGTCGTTGGACACGACAACGATCCCGAGGGAGAGATGTCGTTCCAACAGCCCGACCAGGAGAACACGTTCACGGAACTGCTGACGACGTTCGCCGGTGACATCCACGTCGGTGCCATGGTGGTTGGATTGTTATCGGTTGCGTTGCTGGTGATTTGGGATCGCATCCCCGCGCTTAAAAAGTCAATCGTCCCCGCACCGCTGCTTGTGGTGTTGTTGGGAACCGGAATCAGCGTTTGGTTCGGTGGAATGGGGGAAGGATGGTCGATCGGAACCAGCCACCTAGTGCAGATTCCGATTGCCGGCAGTGCGTCGGAGTTCATCGGTTTTCTGAGGATGCCCGACTTTACACAGATCGCAAATCCGGCGGTCTACATCGCAGCCATCACGATTGCGGTCGTCGCGTCCCTGGAAACGCTGTTGAATCTAGAGGCCGTGGACAAGATTGACACGGAAAAGCGGAATTCGCCTGCGAGCCGTGAATTGATCGCACAAGGTTGCGGCAATATGGTTTGCGGAATGATCGGTGGCCTGCCGGTCACGTCGGTGATCGTTCGCGGCAGCGTGAACGTCAATGCGGGCGGGAAAACCAAACTCGCTGCCATCTTCCATGGTGCTCTGTTGCTGCTTAGCGTTGCCATTTTGCCTCGCTACATGAACATGATTCCGCTGTCCGCGTTGGCCGCGATCCTGCTCGTGACTGGTTTCAAACTGGCTAGCCCCCGATTGTTCAAACAGATGTGGAAGGAAGGCCGGTATCAGTTCATTCCCTTCATCGTGACCGTGGTTGCGATTGTGATGACTGACCTGTTGGTCGGTATTCTGATCGGTCTGGGCATTGCAGTTCTGTTTATCCTGAACAGCAACCTTCGCCGTCCCATTCACCGAATCGTCGAAGAGCGAGCTTCGGGCAACGTGACCCACATCGAACTTGCCAACCAAGTCAGCTTCCTCAATCGAGCAGCCATCGAAGGAATGCTGAACGAGGCCAAGCCTGGTACGCGGATGATGATTGACGCAACCAGTTCGGACTACATCGATCCGGATGTTTTGAGTCTGATCCGAGACTTTCGTGACAATGTCGCGCCGACCCGAGATGTGTTGGTAAACCTGGTTGGGTTCAAGAGCAAGTATGACTTGAACGATGTGATCCAGTTTGCAGACCATATGACTCGCGAGCGACAGGAACAGTCGACTCCCGATCAGGTGATTGAAACGTTGCGTGATGGAAACGACCGATTTCTAAGTGGCAATCGGATCAACCGAGACCTCGGACGTCAGGTCTATGCAACGGCAGCCGGCCAAAACCCACTGGCGGCAATTCTTAGCTGCATCGATTCCCGCGTCCCGACCGAACTGGTATTCGATCTTGGCGTTGGCGATATCTTCAGCGTTCGCGTTGCGGGAAATGTGGTTGGAACAAAGTCGTTAGGAAGTCTTGAATACGCCGTCGGAGTCGCGGGCGTGAAGCTGGTGATGGTACTCGGGCACACTCGTTGTGGTGCCGTCACGGCTTCGGTCAATTTGATTGCCGAAGGAAAGGATGCTCAATCAGTCACCGGCTGCCAGCACTTGCAGGCAATCGTCGATGAAATCGAGCCAAGCGTAACGGGACTACCCGATTCACTGGCCGATCGCCCTGTCGATGAGGTCGAGCACTTGGTGGATGAGATCGCCAAACAGAACGTGCTGCACACCGTGGATGAGATTCTGAAACGAAGTGACGTGATTCGAAATGCGGTCGAAGACGGCAACGCGAAGGTCGTCGGTGCGATGTACGACGTGAAGACCGGTCAGATCGAGTTTCTAGAAACCAACGGGCTGGAGAATCAAGAACGTGCTGTCACCGCATAG
- the nhaA gene encoding Na+/H+ antiporter NhaA, whose product MNALPNIEDPPPIGQIKRPLPDQPIDRWLRPFARFLHVETTSGILLVLCTVIALIAANSPLAEPFLAIWKTPIQIGIGSLQFNHSLHHVINDGLMAIFFFVIGLEVKRELAHGALASLQQAALPIAAAIGGMVIPAVLYLSIQYGEPGMRGWGIPMATDIAFVVGCLALLGPRVPQSLRVLLLSLAIVDDIGAILVIAIGYTESLDGRYLAVAAFSIGIVHLFSRLGVRRFPPYIVVGAIAWIAMHESGVHATLIGVILGLMTPAKSVLVPERFREYLHEKKEEFDQRRWERKQHRAEVVQEVQRLTRETVSPLEYLEMTLHPWTAYCIMPIFALANAGVAIELSNMTDSVALAVVLGLVIGKPVGIVLFSWVAVRLGWARLPDGISWPVLVSGSCLAGIGFTMALFIDGLAFGADGLDTAKTGVLVGSAISAALGITLLLWTLPKPVTPTDTQTTP is encoded by the coding sequence ATGAATGCACTACCCAACATCGAAGACCCACCACCGATCGGCCAGATCAAGCGTCCGCTTCCGGATCAACCGATCGATCGCTGGTTGCGTCCATTTGCTCGCTTCTTGCACGTCGAGACGACCAGCGGGATTCTGCTGGTCCTCTGCACGGTCATTGCACTGATTGCGGCGAACTCGCCTCTGGCAGAACCGTTCTTGGCAATTTGGAAAACACCGATCCAGATTGGCATCGGCAGCCTGCAATTCAACCACTCGCTCCATCACGTGATCAACGATGGGTTGATGGCCATCTTTTTCTTTGTCATCGGGTTGGAAGTCAAACGTGAACTGGCCCACGGGGCGTTAGCGAGCCTGCAACAAGCAGCGCTGCCGATCGCCGCTGCCATCGGCGGGATGGTGATCCCAGCGGTGCTGTACCTATCCATACAGTACGGCGAACCGGGCATGCGTGGCTGGGGAATCCCGATGGCAACCGACATCGCTTTCGTCGTTGGATGTTTGGCGTTGTTGGGCCCGCGGGTTCCGCAGAGTCTACGAGTGCTGCTTCTGTCGTTGGCGATTGTGGACGACATCGGCGCCATTTTGGTGATCGCGATCGGGTACACCGAATCGCTAGACGGTCGCTATCTTGCCGTGGCGGCATTTAGCATCGGGATTGTCCATCTGTTTTCTCGGCTCGGGGTTCGTAGGTTCCCGCCATACATTGTCGTCGGTGCAATCGCTTGGATCGCCATGCATGAATCGGGAGTCCATGCGACGCTGATCGGCGTCATCCTAGGGCTGATGACGCCCGCGAAATCGGTGTTGGTACCGGAACGATTCCGCGAATATCTGCACGAAAAGAAAGAAGAATTCGACCAACGCCGCTGGGAACGAAAGCAGCACCGTGCGGAAGTCGTCCAAGAGGTCCAACGTCTGACTCGCGAAACAGTGTCACCGTTGGAGTATCTGGAAATGACTTTGCACCCGTGGACGGCTTATTGCATCATGCCCATCTTTGCTTTGGCAAACGCTGGCGTCGCCATCGAGTTGTCCAACATGACGGATTCGGTCGCACTGGCTGTCGTGCTGGGCCTAGTGATCGGGAAACCGGTCGGGATCGTGCTGTTTAGCTGGGTCGCTGTGCGGCTGGGATGGGCACGTTTGCCCGATGGCATCAGTTGGCCGGTGTTGGTTTCGGGCAGTTGTTTAGCCGGGATCGGATTCACGATGGCCCTGTTCATCGACGGACTCGCGTTCGGCGCCGACGGTCTAGACACCGCGAAGACTGGTGTGCTGGTTGGATCGGCGATCAGCGCCGCCTTGGGCATCACGCTTCTACTGTGGACGCTGCCCAAACCGGTCACGCCGACCGACACCCAGACGACGCCGTAA